A DNA window from Drosophila biarmipes strain raj3 chromosome 2R, RU_DBia_V1.1, whole genome shotgun sequence contains the following coding sequences:
- the LOC108036374 gene encoding kinesin-like protein unc-104 isoform X2, whose translation MSSVKVAVRVRPFNSREIARESKCIIEMAGATTAITNPKVPPNTSDSVKRFNFDYSYWSHDHHDADFSTQSMVYKDIGEEMLQHSFDGYNVCIFAYGQTGAGKSYTMMGRQEEQQEGIIPMICKDLFTRIQDTETDDLKYSVEVSYMEIYCERVRDLLNPKNKGNLRVREHPLLGPYVEDLSKLAVTDYQDIHDLIDEGNKARTVAATNMNETSSRSHAVFTIFFTQRRYDTMTNLTTEKVSKISLVDLAGSERADSTGAKGTRLKEGANINKSLTTLGKVISALAEVASKKKNTKKADFIPYRDSALTWLLRENLGGNSKTAMIAAISPADINYDETLSTLRYADRAKQIVCKAVVNEDANAKLIRELKEEIQKLRDLLKAEGIEVQEGPDGKVVCEKRDANKDEMNKSTVIKSSPTKTRNRNGSTTEMAVDQLQASEKLIAELNETWEEKLKRTEEIRVQREAVFAEMGVAVKEDGITVGVFSPKKTPHLVNLNEDPNLSECLLYYIKEGLTRLGTHEANVPQDIQLSGSHILKEHCTFENRNSTVTLLPHKDAIIYVNGRKLVEPEVLKTGSRVILGKNHVFRFTNPEQARELREKIETENEAENEVEKTDTQQVDWNFAQCELLEKQGIDLKAEMKKRLDNLEEQYKREKLQADQQFEEQRKTYEARIDALQKQVEEQSMTMSMYSSYSPEDFHQEEDVYTNPMYESCWTAREAGLAAWAFRKWRYHQFTSLRDDLWGNAIFLKEANAISVELKKKVQFQFTLLTDTLYSPLPPELASSVAPSHQDDEFGAPPVSKTLVAVEVTDTKNGATHHWSLEKLRQRLELMREMYHNEAEMSPTSPDYNVESLTGGDPFYDRFPWFRMVGRSFIYLSNLLYPVPLVHKVAIVNERGDVRGYLRIAVQPVLDEESIDFNNGVKQSARLVFNEDDAKPKYRALNEKDDVQRYIDNGGLDSKLEELEDVDSGRGIDSNSASECHENAEEPGEHLQVGKEFTFRVTVLQATGIGAEYADIFCQFNFLHRHEEAFSTEPVKNSASGAPLGFYHVQNITVPVTKSFIEYLKTQPIMFKIFGHYQTHPLHKDAKQEFVSRPPPRRMLPPSIPISQPVRSPKFGPLPCAPTSTVLAKHDVLVWFEICELAPNGEYVPSVVEHSDDLPCRGLFLLHQGIQRRIRITIVHEPTAEVKWKDINELVVGRIRNTPESSDEQDEDACVLSLGLFPGEVLEVPGDDRSFYRFEAAWDSSLHNSALLNRVSQGGETIYITLSAYLELENCARPAIITKDLSMVIYGRDARTGPRSLKHLFSGQYRNPEANRLTGVYELALRRASEAGSPGVQRRQRRVLDTSSTYVRGEENLHGWRPRGDSLIFDHQWELEKLTRLEEVGRMRHLLLLRERLGMDTNPNPTTKTEKDVCNLAARAATSPVHMVIPQSPQTPVKDPQQIIPEREYNQREQDLMLKCLKLVQGRFTKSEASDTQTQSDVSPSDEGCADMTVSCISSNSMENNKFVIRRRLCSPDRADAPNGWEAPAPATQPALPLRLYVPELEEIRVSPVVARKGLLNVLEHGGSGWKKRWVIVRRPYVFIYRSEKDPVERAVLNLATAHVECSEDQAAMVKIPNTFSVVTKHRGYLLQTLGDKEVHDWLYAINPLLAGQIKSRLARRTLEPASQTASQIQATNAANANSASK comes from the exons ATGTCGTCGGTTAAGGTGGCGGTTCGAGTGCGCCCCTTCAACTCGCGCGAAATAGCCAGGGAGTCGAAATGCATCATCGAGATGGCTGGGGCCACAACGG CCATCACCAATCCAAAGGTGCCGCCCAACACAAGCGACTCGGTAAAGCGCTTCAACTTTGATTACTCCTACTGGTCACATGAT CACCACGATGCCGACTTCTCCACACAATCGATGGTCTACAAGGACATTGGCGAGGAGATGCTGCAGCACTCCTTCGATGGCTATAACGTCTGCATCTTTGCCTATGGCCAGACTGGAGCTGGCAAGTCATATACCATGATGGGCaggcaggaggagcagcaggagggcATAATACCCATGATATGCAAGGACCTATTCACTCGCATTCAGGACACGGAGACCGATGACCTCAAGTATTCG GTTGAGGTCTCATATATGGAAATCTATTGCGAGCGAGTCAGGGATCTGTTGAATCCCAAGAACAAGGGCAATCTGCGAGTCAGGGAGCATCCCCTACTGGGTCCCTATGTGGAGGATCTGTCGAAATTGGCGGTCACTGACTACCAGGACATTCACGATCTCATTGACGAAGGCAACAAGGCTCG AACTGTGGCAGCCACCAACATGAACGAAACCAGTTCCCGCTCCCATGCCGTCTTCACCATCTTCTTCACCCAACGTCGCTATGATACCATGACCAATTTGACCACAGAGAAGGTCTCCAAGATCAGCTTGGTGGATTTGGCTGGTTCGGAACGCGCTGATTCCACCGGAGCCAAGGGAACCCGCTTGAAGGAGGGAGCCAACATCAACAAATCGTTGACCACTTTGGGCAAAGTTATCTCAGCCCTGGCGGAGGTg GCTTCCAAGAAAAAGAACACCAAGAAGGCAGACTTTATTCCCTATCGTGATTCGGCCTTGACCTGGCTACTACGCGAAAACTTGGGAGGTAACTCCAAGACAGCTATGATTGCAGCTATCTCACCAGCAGATATTAACTATGACGAAACTCTCAGTACATTGCG CTATGCTGATCGCGCTAAGCAAATTGTTTGCAAGGCTGTGGTCAATGAAGATGCCAATGCCAAGCTTATTCGCGAACTTAAAGAGGAAATCCAGAAGCTGCGGGATCTACTCAAAGCCGAGGGCATCGAGGTGCAGGAAG GACCCGATGGCAAAGTGGTGTGTGAGAAGCGCGATGCGAATA AGGATGAGATGAACAAGTCCACGGTGATCAAGTCGTCGCCCACTAAGACACGCAATCGCAATGGATCCACCACGGAGATGGCAGTGGATCAGCTGCAGGCCAGCGAGAAACTCATTGCAG AACTCAACGAGACCTGGGAGGAGAAACTGAAGCGCACCGAGGAGATACGTGTGCAGCGAGAGGCGGTCTTCGCCGAGATGGGCGTGGCCGTCAAGGAAGACGGCATCACCGTAGGCGTCTTCTCACCCAAGAAGACCCCTCATCTGGTCAACCTCAATGAGGATCCCAACCTCTCCGAGTGTCTGCTCTACTACATCAAGGAGGGACTAACGCGGCTGGGAACCCACGAAGCAAATGTTCCGCAGGACATTCAGCTCTCAGGATCGCACATCCTCAAGGAGCACTGCACTTTTGAGAATCGCAACAGCACGGTGACCCTGCTGCCGCACAAGGATGCCATTATCTATGTAAATGGACGCAAGCTGGTTGAACCGGAGGTTCTAAAGACCGGCTCCCGTGTGATCCTGGGCAAGAACCATGTGTTCCGTTTCACCAATCCGGAACAGGCTCGCGAGCTGCGTGAGAAGATCGAGACCGAGAATGAGGCGGAGAACGAGGTGGAGAAGACGGATACCCAGCAGGTGGACTGGAACTTTGCCCAGTGTGAATTGCTCGAGAAGCAGGGCATTGATCTCAAGGCCGAAATGAAGAAGCGGTTGGACAACCTGGAGGAGCAGTACAAGCGGGAGAAACTCCAGGCCGATCAGCAGTTCGAGGAGCAGCGCAAAACCTACGAAGCTCGGATCGATGCCTTGCAGAAGCAAGTGGAGGAGCAGTCGATGACCATGTCGATGTACAGCAGCTACTCCCCAGAGGATTTCCACCAGGAGGAGGATGTCTACA CCAATCCCATGTACGAGTCGTGCTGGACAGCTCGAGAGGCTGGTTTGGCCGCCTGGGCTTTTCGCAAGTGGCGCTACCATCAATTCACCTCTTTGCGAGATGACCTTTGGGGCAATGCCATATTCCTTAAGGAAGCTAATGCTATTTCCGTTGAGTTGAAGAAAAAg GTACAATTCCAATTTACTCTTCTTACCGACACCTTGTACTCCCCTCTGCCACCTGAGTTGGCCTCCAGTGTGGCTCCTTCGCATCAGGACGATGAGTTCGGAGCACCTCCAGTGTCCAAGACTTTGGTGGCCGTCGAGGTCACCGACACCAAGAACGGAGCCACTCACCACTGGTCCCTGGAGAAGCTCCG ACAACGCTTGGAGCTGATGCGAGAGATGTACCACAATGAGGCCGAGATGAGTCCCACCTCGCCGGACTACAATGTGGAGAGCCTCACTGGCGGGGATCCCTTCTACGATCGGTTCCCCTGGTTCCGCATGGTGGGTCGCTCCTTCATCTACCTGAGCAACCTGCTCTATCCGGTGCCATTGGTCCACAAAGTGGCCATTGTCAATGAGCGGGGAGATGTGCGTGGCTACCTAAGGATTGCCGTGCAGCCTGTGCTGGATGAGGAGTCCATTGACTTCAACAATGGTGTCAAACAGTCGGCTCGCTTGGTCTTTAATGAGGATGATGCCAAGCCCAAGTACCGGGCTCTCAACGAAAAGGACGATGTTCAGCGTTACATTGACAATGGTGGCTTGGACAGCAAGCTGGAGG AACTTGAGGACGTGGACTCTGGTCGCGGCATTGACTCCAACTCCGCTTCTGAGTGTCATGAGAATGCCGAAGAGCCGGGCGAGCACCTGCAGGTGGGCAAGGAGTTCACCTTCCGGGTCACCGTTTTGCAGGCCACTGGCATTGGCGCTGAATACGCCGATATCTTCTGTCAGTTCAA CTTCTTGCATCGTCATGAGGAGGCCTTCTCCACTGAACCGGTCAAGAATTCCGCATCGGGTGCTCCCCTGGGCTTCTACCATGTGCAGAAT ATTACTGTACCCGTGACCAAATCCTTTATTGAGTACTTGAAGACTCAGCCCATAATGTTCAAGATCTTTGGCCACTACCAGACGCACCCATTGCACAAGGATGCCAAGCAGGAGTTCGTTTCCCGGCCACCGCCACGTCGCATGTTGCCACCGAGCATTCCGATTAGCCAGCCGGTGCGCAGTCCCAAGTTTGGACCACTGCCCTGTGCACCCACGTCCACGGTTCTGGCCAAACACGATGTTTTGGTTTGGTTCGAGATTTGTGAGTTGGCTCCCAACGGAGAGTATGTGCCATCG GTGGTGGAGCACAGCGATGATCTTCCCTGCCGCGGCCTGTTCCTCTTGCACCAGGGCATCCAGCGGCGCATTCGAATCACCATCGTCCATGAGCCCACAGCGGAGGTCAAGTGGAAGGACATCAACGAGCTGGTGGTGGGACGCATACGCAATACTCCCGAGTCCTCCGATGAGCAGGACGAAGACGCCTGCGTCCTGTCCTTGGGTCTGTTCCCCGGCGAAGTTTTGGAGGTGCCCGGAGACGATCGATCTTTCTACCGGTTCGAGGCTGCCTGGGACTCCAGTCTGCACAACTCGGCGCTGCTCAACCGCGTCTCCCAGGGCGGTGAGACAATTTACATCACACTGAGCGCCTACTTGGAG CTGGAGAACTGCGCCCGCCCGGCCATTATTACCAAAGATCTGAGCATGGTCATCTATGGACGCGACGCTCGCACCGGACCGCGCTCCCTGAAGCACCTGTTCTCGGGACAGTACCGCAATCCGGAGGCCAATCGCCTCACCGGAGTCTACGAGCTGGCACTGCGCAGAGCATCCGAAGCAGGTAGTCCAG GTGTGCAGAGGCGTCAGCGACGAGTGTTGGACACCAGCTCCACTTATGTGCGCGGGGAGGAGAACCTCCACGGCTGGCGGCCAAGGGGTGACTCGCTGATCTTCGACCACCAGTGGGAGCTGGAGAAACTCACCCGGCTGGAGGAGGTTGGACGCATGCGGCATCTTCTGCTGTTGCGTGAACGCCTGGGCATGGACACCAACCCGAATCCAACCACCAAAACCGAGAAGGATGTGTGCAATCTGGCCGCCCGGGCAGCCACCTCACCCGTACACATGGTCATTCCACAATCGCCGCAGACGCCGGTCAAGGACCCGCAGCAAATCATTCCAGAGCGGGAGTACAACCAAAGGGAGCAGGACCTGATGCTCAAGTGCTTGAAGTTGGTGCAGG gaCGCTTTACCAAGAGCGAGGCCAGTGATACGCAGACCCAATCGGATGTTTCGCCCAGCGATGAGGGATGTGCCGACATGACCGTCAGCTGCATCTCCAGCAATTCCATGGA AAACAACAAATTTGTAATTCGACGCAG GTTATGTTCACCGGATCGGGCTGATGCCCCCAACGGCTGGGAGGCACCTGCTCCGGCTACCCAGCCGGCTCTGCCCCTTCGTCTCTACGTGCCGGAGCTGGAGGAGATTCGCGTGAGTCCTGTGGTGGCTCGCAAGGGTCTGTTGAACGTCCTGGAGCATGGGGGTTCCGGCTGGAAGAAGCGCTGGGTG ATTGTCCGTCGCCCTTATGTGTTTATCTACCGCTCGGAGAAGGATCCCGTGGAACGGGCTGTCCTCAATCTGGCCACTGCCCACGTGGAGTGCAGCGAGGACCAGGCGGCCATGGTCAAGATACCCAACACTTTCAG TGTGGTAACCAAACATCGTGGCTACCTGCTTCAGACCCTTGGCGACAAAGAAGTGCACGACTGGCTGTATGCCATAAATCCCTTGTTGGCTGGCCAGATCAA ATCCCGTTTGGCGCGGCGAACTTTGGAGCCGGCCAGCCAGACGGCCTCCCAGATCCAGGCCACCAATGCGGCGAATGCCAACAGTGCGAGCAAATGA
- the LOC108036374 gene encoding kinesin-like protein unc-104 isoform X4, protein MSSVKVAVRVRPFNSREIARESKCIIEMAGATTAITNPKVPPNTSDSVKRFNFDYSYWSHDHHDADFSTQSMVYKDIGEEMLQHSFDGYNVCIFAYGQTGAGKSYTMMGRQEEQQEGIIPMICKDLFTRIQDTETDDLKYSVEVSYMEIYCERVRDLLNPKNKGNLRVREHPLLGPYVEDLSKLAVTDYQDIHDLIDEGNKARTVAATNMNETSSRSHAVFTIFFTQRRYDTMTNLTTEKVSKISLVDLAGSERADSTGAKGTRLKEGANINKSLTTLGKVISALAEVASKKKNTKKADFIPYRDSALTWLLRENLGGNSKTAMIAAISPADINYDETLSTLRYADRAKQIVCKAVVNEDANAKLIRELKEEIQKLRDLLKAEGIEVQEGPDGKVVCEKRDANKDEMNKSTVIKSSPTKTRNRNGSTTEMAVDQLQASEKLIAELNETWEEKLKRTEEIRVQREAVFAEMGVAVKEDGITVGVFSPKKTPHLVNLNEDPNLSECLLYYIKEGLTRLGTHEANVPQDIQLSGSHILKEHCTFENRNSTVTLLPHKDAIIYVNGRKLVEPEVLKTGSRVILGKNHVFRFTNPEQARELREKIETENEAENEVEKTDTQQVDWNFAQCELLEKQGIDLKAEMKKRLDNLEEQYKREKLQADQQFEEQRKTYEARIDALQKQVEEQSMTMSMYSSYSPEDFHQEEDVYTNPMYESCWTAREAGLAAWAFRKWRYHQFTSLRDDLWGNAIFLKEANAISVELKKKVQFQFTLLTDTLYSPLPPELASSVAPSHQDDEFGAPPVSKTLVAVEVTDTKNGATHHWSLEKLRQRLELMREMYHNEAEMSPTSPDYNVESLTGGDPFYDRFPWFRMVGRSFIYLSNLLYPVPLVHKVAIVNERGDVRGYLRIAVQPVLDEESIDFNNGVKQSARLVFNEDDAKPKYRALNEKDDVQRYIDNGGLDSKLEELEDVDSGRGIDSNSASECHENAEEPGEHLQVGKEFTFRVTVLQATGIGAEYADIFCQFNFLHRHEEAFSTEPVKNSASGAPLGFYHVQNITVPVTKSFIEYLKTQPIMFKIFGHYQTHPLHKDAKQEFVSRPPPRRMLPPSIPISQPVRSPKFGPLPCAPTSTVLAKHDVLVWFEICELAPNGEYVPSVVEHSDDLPCRGLFLLHQGIQRRIRITIVHEPTAEVKWKDINELVVGRIRNTPESSDEQDEDACVLSLGLFPGEVLEVPGDDRSFYRFEAAWDSSLHNSALLNRVSQGGETIYITLSAYLELENCARPAIITKDLSMVIYGRDARTGPRSLKHLFSGQYRNPEANRLTGVYELALRRASEAGSPGVQRRQRRVLDTSSTYVRGEENLHGWRPRGDSLIFDHQWELEKLTRLEEVGRMRHLLLLRERLGMDTNPNPTTKTEKDVCNLAARAATSPVHMVIPQSPQTPVKDPQQIIPEREYNQREQDLMLKCLKLVQGRFTKSEASDTQTQSDVSPSDEGCADMTVSCISSNSMELCSPDRADAPNGWEAPAPATQPALPLRLYVPELEEIRVSPVVARKGLLNVLEHGGSGWKKRWVIVRRPYVFIYRSEKDPVERAVLNLATAHVECSEDQAAMVKIPNTFSVVTKHRGYLLQTLGDKEVHDWLYAINPLLAGQIKSRLARRTLEPASQTASQIQATNAANANSASK, encoded by the exons ATGTCGTCGGTTAAGGTGGCGGTTCGAGTGCGCCCCTTCAACTCGCGCGAAATAGCCAGGGAGTCGAAATGCATCATCGAGATGGCTGGGGCCACAACGG CCATCACCAATCCAAAGGTGCCGCCCAACACAAGCGACTCGGTAAAGCGCTTCAACTTTGATTACTCCTACTGGTCACATGAT CACCACGATGCCGACTTCTCCACACAATCGATGGTCTACAAGGACATTGGCGAGGAGATGCTGCAGCACTCCTTCGATGGCTATAACGTCTGCATCTTTGCCTATGGCCAGACTGGAGCTGGCAAGTCATATACCATGATGGGCaggcaggaggagcagcaggagggcATAATACCCATGATATGCAAGGACCTATTCACTCGCATTCAGGACACGGAGACCGATGACCTCAAGTATTCG GTTGAGGTCTCATATATGGAAATCTATTGCGAGCGAGTCAGGGATCTGTTGAATCCCAAGAACAAGGGCAATCTGCGAGTCAGGGAGCATCCCCTACTGGGTCCCTATGTGGAGGATCTGTCGAAATTGGCGGTCACTGACTACCAGGACATTCACGATCTCATTGACGAAGGCAACAAGGCTCG AACTGTGGCAGCCACCAACATGAACGAAACCAGTTCCCGCTCCCATGCCGTCTTCACCATCTTCTTCACCCAACGTCGCTATGATACCATGACCAATTTGACCACAGAGAAGGTCTCCAAGATCAGCTTGGTGGATTTGGCTGGTTCGGAACGCGCTGATTCCACCGGAGCCAAGGGAACCCGCTTGAAGGAGGGAGCCAACATCAACAAATCGTTGACCACTTTGGGCAAAGTTATCTCAGCCCTGGCGGAGGTg GCTTCCAAGAAAAAGAACACCAAGAAGGCAGACTTTATTCCCTATCGTGATTCGGCCTTGACCTGGCTACTACGCGAAAACTTGGGAGGTAACTCCAAGACAGCTATGATTGCAGCTATCTCACCAGCAGATATTAACTATGACGAAACTCTCAGTACATTGCG CTATGCTGATCGCGCTAAGCAAATTGTTTGCAAGGCTGTGGTCAATGAAGATGCCAATGCCAAGCTTATTCGCGAACTTAAAGAGGAAATCCAGAAGCTGCGGGATCTACTCAAAGCCGAGGGCATCGAGGTGCAGGAAG GACCCGATGGCAAAGTGGTGTGTGAGAAGCGCGATGCGAATA AGGATGAGATGAACAAGTCCACGGTGATCAAGTCGTCGCCCACTAAGACACGCAATCGCAATGGATCCACCACGGAGATGGCAGTGGATCAGCTGCAGGCCAGCGAGAAACTCATTGCAG AACTCAACGAGACCTGGGAGGAGAAACTGAAGCGCACCGAGGAGATACGTGTGCAGCGAGAGGCGGTCTTCGCCGAGATGGGCGTGGCCGTCAAGGAAGACGGCATCACCGTAGGCGTCTTCTCACCCAAGAAGACCCCTCATCTGGTCAACCTCAATGAGGATCCCAACCTCTCCGAGTGTCTGCTCTACTACATCAAGGAGGGACTAACGCGGCTGGGAACCCACGAAGCAAATGTTCCGCAGGACATTCAGCTCTCAGGATCGCACATCCTCAAGGAGCACTGCACTTTTGAGAATCGCAACAGCACGGTGACCCTGCTGCCGCACAAGGATGCCATTATCTATGTAAATGGACGCAAGCTGGTTGAACCGGAGGTTCTAAAGACCGGCTCCCGTGTGATCCTGGGCAAGAACCATGTGTTCCGTTTCACCAATCCGGAACAGGCTCGCGAGCTGCGTGAGAAGATCGAGACCGAGAATGAGGCGGAGAACGAGGTGGAGAAGACGGATACCCAGCAGGTGGACTGGAACTTTGCCCAGTGTGAATTGCTCGAGAAGCAGGGCATTGATCTCAAGGCCGAAATGAAGAAGCGGTTGGACAACCTGGAGGAGCAGTACAAGCGGGAGAAACTCCAGGCCGATCAGCAGTTCGAGGAGCAGCGCAAAACCTACGAAGCTCGGATCGATGCCTTGCAGAAGCAAGTGGAGGAGCAGTCGATGACCATGTCGATGTACAGCAGCTACTCCCCAGAGGATTTCCACCAGGAGGAGGATGTCTACA CCAATCCCATGTACGAGTCGTGCTGGACAGCTCGAGAGGCTGGTTTGGCCGCCTGGGCTTTTCGCAAGTGGCGCTACCATCAATTCACCTCTTTGCGAGATGACCTTTGGGGCAATGCCATATTCCTTAAGGAAGCTAATGCTATTTCCGTTGAGTTGAAGAAAAAg GTACAATTCCAATTTACTCTTCTTACCGACACCTTGTACTCCCCTCTGCCACCTGAGTTGGCCTCCAGTGTGGCTCCTTCGCATCAGGACGATGAGTTCGGAGCACCTCCAGTGTCCAAGACTTTGGTGGCCGTCGAGGTCACCGACACCAAGAACGGAGCCACTCACCACTGGTCCCTGGAGAAGCTCCG ACAACGCTTGGAGCTGATGCGAGAGATGTACCACAATGAGGCCGAGATGAGTCCCACCTCGCCGGACTACAATGTGGAGAGCCTCACTGGCGGGGATCCCTTCTACGATCGGTTCCCCTGGTTCCGCATGGTGGGTCGCTCCTTCATCTACCTGAGCAACCTGCTCTATCCGGTGCCATTGGTCCACAAAGTGGCCATTGTCAATGAGCGGGGAGATGTGCGTGGCTACCTAAGGATTGCCGTGCAGCCTGTGCTGGATGAGGAGTCCATTGACTTCAACAATGGTGTCAAACAGTCGGCTCGCTTGGTCTTTAATGAGGATGATGCCAAGCCCAAGTACCGGGCTCTCAACGAAAAGGACGATGTTCAGCGTTACATTGACAATGGTGGCTTGGACAGCAAGCTGGAGG AACTTGAGGACGTGGACTCTGGTCGCGGCATTGACTCCAACTCCGCTTCTGAGTGTCATGAGAATGCCGAAGAGCCGGGCGAGCACCTGCAGGTGGGCAAGGAGTTCACCTTCCGGGTCACCGTTTTGCAGGCCACTGGCATTGGCGCTGAATACGCCGATATCTTCTGTCAGTTCAA CTTCTTGCATCGTCATGAGGAGGCCTTCTCCACTGAACCGGTCAAGAATTCCGCATCGGGTGCTCCCCTGGGCTTCTACCATGTGCAGAAT ATTACTGTACCCGTGACCAAATCCTTTATTGAGTACTTGAAGACTCAGCCCATAATGTTCAAGATCTTTGGCCACTACCAGACGCACCCATTGCACAAGGATGCCAAGCAGGAGTTCGTTTCCCGGCCACCGCCACGTCGCATGTTGCCACCGAGCATTCCGATTAGCCAGCCGGTGCGCAGTCCCAAGTTTGGACCACTGCCCTGTGCACCCACGTCCACGGTTCTGGCCAAACACGATGTTTTGGTTTGGTTCGAGATTTGTGAGTTGGCTCCCAACGGAGAGTATGTGCCATCG GTGGTGGAGCACAGCGATGATCTTCCCTGCCGCGGCCTGTTCCTCTTGCACCAGGGCATCCAGCGGCGCATTCGAATCACCATCGTCCATGAGCCCACAGCGGAGGTCAAGTGGAAGGACATCAACGAGCTGGTGGTGGGACGCATACGCAATACTCCCGAGTCCTCCGATGAGCAGGACGAAGACGCCTGCGTCCTGTCCTTGGGTCTGTTCCCCGGCGAAGTTTTGGAGGTGCCCGGAGACGATCGATCTTTCTACCGGTTCGAGGCTGCCTGGGACTCCAGTCTGCACAACTCGGCGCTGCTCAACCGCGTCTCCCAGGGCGGTGAGACAATTTACATCACACTGAGCGCCTACTTGGAG CTGGAGAACTGCGCCCGCCCGGCCATTATTACCAAAGATCTGAGCATGGTCATCTATGGACGCGACGCTCGCACCGGACCGCGCTCCCTGAAGCACCTGTTCTCGGGACAGTACCGCAATCCGGAGGCCAATCGCCTCACCGGAGTCTACGAGCTGGCACTGCGCAGAGCATCCGAAGCAGGTAGTCCAG GTGTGCAGAGGCGTCAGCGACGAGTGTTGGACACCAGCTCCACTTATGTGCGCGGGGAGGAGAACCTCCACGGCTGGCGGCCAAGGGGTGACTCGCTGATCTTCGACCACCAGTGGGAGCTGGAGAAACTCACCCGGCTGGAGGAGGTTGGACGCATGCGGCATCTTCTGCTGTTGCGTGAACGCCTGGGCATGGACACCAACCCGAATCCAACCACCAAAACCGAGAAGGATGTGTGCAATCTGGCCGCCCGGGCAGCCACCTCACCCGTACACATGGTCATTCCACAATCGCCGCAGACGCCGGTCAAGGACCCGCAGCAAATCATTCCAGAGCGGGAGTACAACCAAAGGGAGCAGGACCTGATGCTCAAGTGCTTGAAGTTGGTGCAGG gaCGCTTTACCAAGAGCGAGGCCAGTGATACGCAGACCCAATCGGATGTTTCGCCCAGCGATGAGGGATGTGCCGACATGACCGTCAGCTGCATCTCCAGCAATTCCATGGA GTTATGTTCACCGGATCGGGCTGATGCCCCCAACGGCTGGGAGGCACCTGCTCCGGCTACCCAGCCGGCTCTGCCCCTTCGTCTCTACGTGCCGGAGCTGGAGGAGATTCGCGTGAGTCCTGTGGTGGCTCGCAAGGGTCTGTTGAACGTCCTGGAGCATGGGGGTTCCGGCTGGAAGAAGCGCTGGGTG ATTGTCCGTCGCCCTTATGTGTTTATCTACCGCTCGGAGAAGGATCCCGTGGAACGGGCTGTCCTCAATCTGGCCACTGCCCACGTGGAGTGCAGCGAGGACCAGGCGGCCATGGTCAAGATACCCAACACTTTCAG TGTGGTAACCAAACATCGTGGCTACCTGCTTCAGACCCTTGGCGACAAAGAAGTGCACGACTGGCTGTATGCCATAAATCCCTTGTTGGCTGGCCAGATCAA ATCCCGTTTGGCGCGGCGAACTTTGGAGCCGGCCAGCCAGACGGCCTCCCAGATCCAGGCCACCAATGCGGCGAATGCCAACAGTGCGAGCAAATGA